The sequence CCTTCcggaagaggaggagaaggaggaggtcTACAAGTACCTGTAGGATCTAGTATTTTGATTAGTGTATCGTTTTCTTTTGATGAGATTACTTTAATATATTGTAGTTTTATTACAttgtagtttttttttattagtgTATAATTTTCTTTATACATTGTAGCCTCGGACAAATCCGATactatttgttttattttaaaaattttaaattgtaaaaAATATTACCTTCGGCATTATACCAACGAAAAATTTCGACGGTAATCATGGTGCAAAAATAATTATTGGCTCACCCAAAAATTGGCCATTCTGCAACGTTTTATCATCGAATTTTTTCGACAGTAATCAATGTCGGAGAGACAAGATCCAACAATAAAGCATTATTGGCAAAGTTTATACAGACAAATTGTTTTCGACAGTAATTTTAACGATTTTTGACTGTTTTTGTAGTGACGTTACGATATTGCGGCGTTCGTAGTGACTGGTGGCGAGAGGAGGTCGTGCTGTGATGGTAAGTGTTGGTAGGTCTCACTCGCTAGTTTGTGGCACGACGCGATAGCATGATCTACGGCCTTTCTCTATGTCCAAACGCGTGCAGCATTCACAGTGGAGGCATTGCGGCGGCCGGTGGTGGAAGGAGGTTGAGCAGCGTTGGTCAACGGTACAAATAACGACGCGGATGTGGTGCGGCTGGACGGCAAGGTGTGGGGTAGAGAAAGAAGGATAAGGGTTTATATGTGtggctatttttttttattatcaatggAAATGGAGTGTGAAATTAAGGAGACTATTTAGGTGCtattttttttagagttttttccCCTAGTTGACTATAGTTGGCGGCATCAGGCATTGACCGACATAGAGAAAcggggggcacttgcccccactaattgttttagtttttgttttaaattatacCTATATTAATATGTTCCACTCTAAATTTTAGTTGACCCCACTACAAATAAATTAATCCCAAttactcaaattttcaaattcactTTTTTATGTCTCTAGCCTTTTGACTATTGGTTAACCTATTTAAAGTTAATCTTTTTCCATTCTCAACTCTCAGCCGTCACGTCTTTATTCTCTTAAATTCTCTTCTTAGTTTCTTTTCAAATTATtatcaatatttttaaaaaaatctgccACTAGAATCTGAAGTTACTCCATTAGTCTCTTCTAATAAAAAGAAGTTCTTAGAGTTCAATGTGAAAAGCCTGATAGCTGATCCTAGACAACAACCCAAATTTTCAAACTATGATCCAAATGACAAAGATGAAGTTAGACAAGCTTATTTGTAAAAAGTTATTGTCAACCAAGAGAACATGATTTTTCACAAACATATTTTAGGACTTCTCTCCATAGATTTAATGCTGattggtttgataaatttggcAATTGATTAGAATATAGTTTCAAAAGATATTGTCTTTTGTCTTTGTTGCTATCTTATGAAACTTGATAGTGCAAGTGGTAATACTTTTGTAATAAAGAGGGCTTTTCAAATTGAAAAAATGAGAAATTACAAACACGTGTTGGAAATTATGATAGCACTCGTAATTATCAATCTCAAAGAAAATGCGAAGCACTCATGAAGCAAAAGCAACATATTGAAGTTTTTTTCAAAAGCATTTAGACCAAACTAAAAGAGATTACCGAACTCGTCATTTAATAGCAACAATTGAGTGCATTAGGTTTTTATCGCGACAAGGATTGACATTTTGTGGTGATAATGAATCGCACAAGTCAAATAATTAAGGAAATTTTTTGGAGCTTTTTGACTTTCTTGCTCAACATAATACAGAGATTGATCGTGTTTTCAAAAATGTTCGTGAGAATCTTAAACTAGTAGCAGCTAAGATTCAAAAAGAAATTATTAAAGCTGCTGTAAGTAAAACTACTGAAattattattgatgatcttgGAGATGATGTATTTGCTGTTTTAATTGATGAAGCTTGAGATATTTCTGTTAAAGAGAAAATGATTGTTTTTTTGTAGTATGTGAACATAGAAGGGTTTGTAATGAAGCGATTTCTTAGCCTTGTCCATGTTTCTAGCAAAAATATATTATCGTTAAAGTAGCTTTGAAATCTTTATTAGCAAAGCATAATTTAAACTTAACAAAAATACGTGGACAAGTTTACGATGGAGCTAGTAATATGCAAGAAAAATTTAATGGCTTAAAAAGTTTGATCCTAAAAAAAATGCTTGTGCtttttatgttcattgttttgtTTATCAACTTCAATTAACACTTGTCATTGTTACAAAGAAATAGAATGAAATTGCATTACATTTTAATTAGCTTGCTAGTTTGTGCAATATTATTGGAGCTTCTTATAAACGTAAAGACATGCTCCATGAAAGTCAAATGCAAAAGATAATTATTGTATTACAAAATAGAGATACTTCTAGTGGGCACTACTTAAATCGAGAAACAACATTAAAAAGGAAAGGTGATACTCGATGGGGCTTACATTATGGTATAATACTTAACCTGATTTCTATTTGTTCTGTTGTGGTAGAAGTTCTTGAAgtcattgagaaaaataaaaaaatctcgaACAAAGAGCTAAAACATGCCAATTATTAAATCGTGTTCAATCATttgaatttttattcaatttaaatttGATGAAAAGTATATTAAGGATTACTAATGAGTTGTCTCAAACTCTACAAAAAAATATCAAAACATTATAAATATTATAACATTAGTTAAAGTATCCAAACAACGATTGCAAAGTATAAGAGATGATATATAGTTGGTATCCTTTGCTCAATAAAGTTTCAGTATTTTGTGATAGACACAATATTCATGGTCCAAATATGAATGACATATTTATAGTACAAGGAAGATTAAGGTGCAAAATTTAAAAGTTCTCAAACTTGTACTATTTTCAAGTTGATTTAATTTATTAAGTGGTTGATAGACAACTTCAAGAGCTTAACAATTGCTTTATAGAGGTAAATACTGAGTTATTTTTTTGTATAGCTTGCTTGAATTCAAGTGACTCATTTTTTGCATTTGATAAAAGTTGATTCGTTTAGCTAAATTTTATCCACATGAATTCTCTTTTACTCAATTTTTGGTATAGTCAGCTTGAGAATTTTATATTGGATATGTGTTTTGATTatcaatttttaaatataaatggAATAATAATTAGTAGATTATATCAAAAGTTAGTTGagacaaaaaaatatattatttatccATTAGTGTTTCTCCTATTGATGAAATTAGCTTTGATTCTACTTATGGCAATGACATAAGTTGAAAGAATATTTTTTTCTATGAATATCATAAAGGGTCGATTTCGTAATCGAATAGGAGACGAGTGGTTGAGTAATTATTtaattacatatataaaaaaaagagatattCAATCAAGATAATAATAAAACAATCattcaatatttttaaaatataaaaataaaaagagaaatacctttaaaattaaaaaaaaattaataactgatataattttttttatattcaatgtgtacttttattttttttaaaattaatatatcttttaataataatgagtatttttttttttatcttccaaCATAAATCGTTTGGTCCATCACTAGCAGTACCACTAATTGGTTAGGTATACTTTTTCTAATACAATATATATGTACAATATTTAGGTCTTGGCTCGTCATATTTATTAATTAGCAATTTAGCGTGGATGATGCTTAAACTAATTTGTTCTGGGTGCGGAAAAAGATCGACAAGTACATCCATTAAGAAACTAATAACCAATACCCAGAATCGATAACCTACTTGGGAATTAAGTAGATTAACTAATAATAATATGTATAATATCTATCTAGTAGTTTTAAAGGTTAtttcaattataaaaataaactaacacaTACACATTTCAGATATAAGAAGTAAAAAATTAATCAACCTTCGGCTATAATTAATTGTTAATGTGTATGTCTTAGTTGTCGACAGGTTCATGGTTTAGCTAGCGGTTGCCCTTGCATTTGGAAGTTGAACTAGTAAAGTAGGCCACTCTGGCTTATAACCTCACATTAACCCTAATTTAGTTATATTACAGCTAACATTAATACAACCTCTCTAACTAGCCAGTAATAACAAGCTAATtacaattaaatatataaattaacaaGGTAGCTAGGCTTCTTTCTTGGCGGCTAAGGTTATTGAAAAAATTCATCAGAGATAATACAAGGCGGCGGCGCTGCGGCGGAGAGAGAGGATGGTGTCGTCACCGGGAACGAAAGTATTGGAGATCAACTTGATTTCAGCACAAGATCTTCAGCGACCAAAGGCTTCAGTGAGGAGACTCAAAACGTACGTGGTGATATGGATGGATCCCTCCTACAAGCTCCGAACACAGGTTGACCAGATCGGCGGCAATAACCCTACCTGGAACGACAGGTTTCTCTTCCGAGTCACGCCGGAGTACCTCGCCAGCGTAACCTCGGGCTTCTCCGTAGCCATCTTTGCCGTCGGGACTTTCCGCGACCACCTTGTCGGCACGGTGAGGATCCTGGTGAGCAACATCCTCTCCACTGTAGAGCCAGCAATGAAGCCTTGCTTCAGCGCCGTCCAGGTGCGCCGCCAGTCAGGGAGATTCCAGGGGGTCTTGAACGTCGGCGCCAGGGTGGTCGACGAGTTCTACTTCCCGGCGTGGCACAAGGTACCGGCGATAGGGCTCCACGATCTGATGCTGAAGGTGGAGAAGCAGCGCCGCCGCAACAAGCTGGGACTCTCGAGCGGTGAGAATTCTTTGTCGGAGTCATCGAAGACGACGTCGTCTTTGCCATCACCGGACGATGACAGGTGAAAGTGTTAAAGGAGGAAAACAATTGGCTGGTTCCGTAGCTATGCTTTTTGTAAGCATAATGATATCGCACGCTCCAGATTACTCTACGCACTTCCTAGGCAAAGCTCGTGAATGGTGGACATTAGCGCTTACGTACTCAACCCttgctctttttttattttttatttttattttatttttatttatggcTTATTTGTATCCGAACAAATAAACTAAAGCTGGGTGGAGAGTGGAGACCACAATCTAACTGTAATTAAATGAGGGCATTTATTATGTAAGATAGGTGATTAATATTATTTAGGCAAAGGAAATGATAATAAGACATTTTCACatgaatataaaattataaattgttaAATAGTTCAATTAAATATATGAAACTATTTAataatttatgttatttttatgtgaaaatgTAGTCATCAAATTTTCCACCTAAATCATACAGCTAGCTAGCTGCTATGGGCTGTATGAATCCTTACTCTATCTATGTCTGTACGTACACCATTGTTTCATGTGAAGTTCTTATTAGCTGCTGCTggattttcaattcaaattaaacTTCCAAATATGTATACTAATAAATTNNNNNNNNNNNNNNNNNNNNNNNNNNNNNNNNNNNNNNNNNNNNNNNNNNNNNNNNNNNNNNNNNNNNNNNNNNNNNNNNNNNNNNNNNNNNNNNNNNNNNNNNNNNNNNNNNNNNNNNNNNNNNNNNNNNNNNNNNNNNNNNNNNNNNNNNNNNNNNNNNNNNNNNNNNNNNNNNNNNNNNNNNNNNNNNNNNNNNNNNNNNNNNNNNNNNNNNNNNNTCTaatgaaaattttataattatttttatgtaattatttttttttaatttttgaatgataaattaaaaaaattaaattttgatatgtTAAAAGTGTTGtctttatttaaaatataattaaataaataaatcatattatttttaacaaaatatttttataaaaaattaattttaccaTCTTTATTTAAGTAATTGTCAATATATAATCTGGGGCATCTTTATTTGAGTAATTGTCAATATATAATCTGGGGCGTCACTATCATAACCTACTACTACTACTTCCCTTCCATGACTCACGCACCATGCATATGCATATATCATTATATGTACAAATTCAAAGCTAAGTAGCCGATGAGTCAAAAACATGCACCAATGACACCACCAAAATTTCGTTACATTCTAAATTTGCTCTCGTTATTGTCATCGGATCCAATGATGATGAATTATGTAAGAATCAACCCTGGGAAAATTCATTTCTTCCTGTGAATAGCTTTTTGCTTTATGTGATTTGAGTACAAATATGCTGGCGTGTCTCATAATAAAgtttattatttataataatattaataatgtttCGTGTTTGATTTGTGATCATGAGTCCATGATGACACATTCATTACACTATTAATACACGTTAAAATGTCTCAGAGTAGTAGTGAGATCAGAGGAACATACAATAAAACTGTAAACTAGCTGCTAATTAAACTGACCATCTAGAATACATATTATATCAagactattttatatttatataaaattatgtCACATTCAAAAGAATGAATTAATATAAAATTGAAATCATTAAGTCAAAATTCTTCTAACACTAgactaaagaaaacaaaaattattttcatgcaTAAAGTTAGGATATATATAACGGAAAAtatttgttaacaaaaaaaatcagcTAAAAACAGccataatttgtcttatttagcatttattaattgttgcgataattaattaatgctaaattaaataagacaagttttggctattttttttgtctacctagcattaccctATATAACAAGCAAGTACTACATAGAAGAAGGTTTTAAATACAGTAAATAAGTGTTagattacatatatatatatactcaaatttAGGCATTCAAAATTAATAAGTTCAACttcaaaatatataataaattaaaatagtaccaCAATTACAACAGGTAATACACATTTAAATTAAATCTTTTACAAGTATACATTTAGTTTAACATAGAACTCACACGGAATCAACACTTCAAATAATACAACCggaaaaaagaaaacaacaaaataacaaGTAAATGGTCTAATAAACTAAAAGTTTAGAACGGCAATCCttcaatatcttcatcttccatgGTATTAATAATATCCTCATGTTCACTATCTTGTCCCTAAACCAACATTTTCAAACATTTTATCCctaaatcaacaataataaataatcaaattagtAAGTTTAGCCCTAAATAAAAATTCTTTTTCTAAATCAAATAATCAACTATGAACATTAAACAATATTATATACTAATACAGACACATAGTAACACTGTAATTTACTAAATTTGTAACTGCAATAGCTTTCAATTATCAGAATTTAGATATTCAAAAAAATGAATTAACAATGAttataagaaaagattttgatttAAGTTGggaattgagtttgatttattaagaaaatgactTTTATCTTAATTTAATGTTAAAAAAGTTTGGGTATTTGGAGATTAAAGGTTTTAATGCTAAGATTGAAAGTATACCTATGAGGTGATGTGGAGGTAAGAGTGATTGATGATTTAGTGATGCGGAAGTATGTTTGGTAACATAGCAATGCGGAGGTATGCGTATTTatttggtgatgcggaggtatgacaaaaagaaaagaaatgagaaaCGAGGAATGAAAGGATAATTGAATAGTGTATGTTTGAATGGACCTTGTGCCAAAGTGCTAATGTGGAAGTTCCCGACTAACTGATAGCCTAaggttgctaatgcgggaatgtccgTCTAACTGATAGCCTATGGTTGCTAATGCAAAAGtatccgcctaactgatagcccaAGGTTGCTAATGTGGGAAggttcgcctaactgatagcctgttCTTACCGTGATGCCAAGATATCCTAACTGACATGGGTTTGTccatgatgataattgtgcctGACTGACACGGTAAAgaaaccatattcggggttcgcCCCAAGTAatgtcgggttgcgggtagacaaccaaTACATgaggcctgcttaggacagacatgcatcacaTTGTTTTCGTATTTGTATTTGGTTGTGTTTTGCTTGTTGTATTTTCTATGTGATTATGCTAGTTGTCTTATTCTGGCTTGCTTATGTGTTCAATTGGATCTCTGGTACTATTAGTTTATGTATTATGTGTTTAAGAATTATTGTTGCAAATgagttttgttttaaattaagaaattttaatgaaagcaattaactatctaaagtaaaattaaaaaagtaTTTTCAAGGGCTTGATAAAAGAATAGTTTTACTGAGTAAAGTCAATTATTCG is a genomic window of Arachis ipaensis cultivar K30076 chromosome B06, Araip1.1, whole genome shotgun sequence containing:
- the LOC107647979 gene encoding uncharacterized protein LOC107647979; the encoded protein is MVSSPGTKVLEINLISAQDLQRPKASVRRLKTYVVIWMDPSYKLRTQVDQIGGNNPTWNDRFLFRVTPEYLASVTSGFSVAIFAVGTFRDHLVGTVRILVSNILSTVEPAMKPCFSAVQVRRQSGRFQGVLNVGARVVDEFYFPAWHKVPAIGLHDLMLKVEKQRRRNKLGLSSGENSLSESSKTTSSLPSPDDDR